A portion of the Ferrovum sp. JA12 genome contains these proteins:
- the hisC gene encoding histidinol-phosphate transaminase, with the protein MIDLCELSAQYIKTIAPYQPGKPMSELQRELGLSTIIKLASNENPLGPSPLALAAIQTALKDLALYPDGNGFELKSALAQLNAVELNNIVLGNGSNDVLELVARAFLSHDTEAIYSQYAFAVYPLVTQATGAKGIVVPAKEYGHDLAAMLSAITAKTRVIFVANPNNPTGHFIHGEQIKAFLKAVPSQILVVLDEAYTEYLDNDLTYDAISWLREFDNLIITRSFSKAYGLAGLRVGCGFAHSDVIALMNRVRQPFNVNQLALVAAEAALHDQEFLHKTKELNTAGLRQLESACTELGLRYLPSRGNFLAIEVGHGALEIYQQLLNRGVIVRPVANYQLPTFLRVSVGLASENQFFIDQLSTIIKP; encoded by the coding sequence ATGATTGATTTATGTGAACTTTCAGCTCAATACATTAAAACCATTGCTCCTTATCAGCCTGGTAAACCCATGAGCGAATTACAACGAGAATTGGGTTTATCAACCATTATTAAGCTCGCTTCCAATGAAAACCCCTTGGGCCCGAGTCCTTTAGCGCTAGCAGCTATTCAAACAGCGCTAAAGGATTTAGCACTCTATCCTGATGGCAATGGCTTTGAATTAAAGAGTGCTTTGGCCCAACTGAACGCAGTAGAGTTAAACAATATTGTGCTCGGTAACGGCTCTAATGATGTGTTAGAGCTGGTTGCCCGAGCGTTTTTGTCGCACGACACTGAGGCTATCTATTCACAATACGCCTTTGCTGTCTATCCTCTAGTGACCCAAGCGACAGGCGCTAAGGGTATCGTTGTACCAGCTAAGGAATATGGTCATGATTTAGCAGCCATGCTCTCTGCCATAACGGCTAAAACGCGGGTGATATTTGTGGCCAACCCCAATAATCCCACGGGGCATTTTATTCATGGTGAGCAGATCAAGGCATTTCTCAAGGCAGTGCCAAGCCAAATACTCGTGGTATTGGATGAAGCGTACACGGAGTATTTAGATAATGATTTAACCTATGATGCGATATCTTGGTTAAGAGAATTTGATAACTTGATCATTACTCGATCGTTTTCTAAGGCCTATGGGCTCGCAGGGTTGCGGGTGGGCTGTGGCTTTGCTCACTCTGATGTGATCGCCTTGATGAACCGTGTACGCCAACCCTTTAATGTGAACCAATTGGCTTTGGTGGCGGCGGAAGCAGCTTTACATGATCAAGAGTTTTTACATAAAACTAAAGAATTAAATACAGCAGGTTTACGGCAATTAGAGAGTGCCTGTACGGAATTAGGCTTAAGGTATTTACCCTCAAGGGGTAATTTTTTAGCCATTGAGGTGGGCCATGGGGCTCTTGAGATATATCAGCAATTACTCAACCGTGGTGTGATTGTGAGACCCGTTGCTAACTACCAATTGCCAACTTTCTTAAGAGTATCCGTAGGCTTGGCCTCTGAAAACCAATTTTTTATTGATCAACTAAGCACCATTATTAAGCCCTAG
- the aroA gene encoding 3-phosphoshikimate 1-carboxyvinyltransferase produces MSITYHVLPGGVLTGEIEVPGDKSISHRSIMFGAIAEGTTYVNGFLEGEDALSTMNAFRAMGVPIEGPIDGKVVIHGVGKYGLKPPKEVIDCGNSGTTMRLLAGLLAGQDFAVTLTGDETLLKRPMARVANPLSLMGANIDTESEGRPPLRIHASSSLQAIDYTLPMASAQVKSAILLAGLYARGVTTVIEPEITRDHTEKMLEAFGCPPVVNGKSISVEGSAQLKATTIHVPGDISSATFFMVGASIAPGSNLLLRHVGINPTRSGVIEILRLMGADLTFENESSVGGERVADIRVKYAPLKGIYIPERLVSLAIDEFPAIFIAAANATGTTLLSGAKELRVKESDRIQVMADGLLALGVNAMPTMDGMVIEGGMYHGGVIQSHGDHRIAMSFAMAALRAQGEITIVDCQNVATSFPGFDELAKAAGLNIRLT; encoded by the coding sequence ATGAGTATTACTTATCATGTATTACCAGGTGGTGTATTAACGGGCGAGATAGAGGTTCCTGGGGATAAATCCATCTCCCATCGCAGCATCATGTTCGGAGCCATCGCCGAGGGCACCACCTATGTTAATGGTTTTTTAGAGGGCGAGGATGCTCTGTCCACCATGAATGCTTTTAGGGCCATGGGCGTTCCTATAGAGGGTCCTATAGATGGCAAAGTGGTCATTCATGGAGTAGGGAAATATGGTTTAAAACCTCCCAAAGAGGTGATTGATTGCGGTAACTCCGGTACCACCATGAGACTCCTCGCTGGGCTTTTAGCGGGGCAAGACTTCGCCGTCACCTTAACGGGTGATGAAACTCTATTAAAAAGACCCATGGCAAGGGTGGCTAATCCCTTAAGCCTGATGGGCGCCAATATTGACACCGAGAGTGAGGGCCGGCCTCCTTTGAGGATCCATGCCAGCTCATCGTTACAGGCTATTGACTACACACTGCCCATGGCGAGTGCCCAGGTGAAGTCCGCTATACTTTTAGCAGGTCTTTATGCCAGGGGAGTGACCACGGTGATTGAGCCTGAGATCACCCGTGATCATACAGAAAAAATGTTAGAAGCCTTTGGCTGTCCTCCTGTGGTTAATGGAAAAAGTATTTCTGTGGAGGGTAGCGCCCAATTAAAAGCTACCACCATCCATGTTCCCGGAGATATTTCCTCAGCCACCTTTTTTATGGTGGGGGCTAGTATCGCACCTGGCTCTAATCTCCTTCTTAGGCACGTGGGCATTAATCCAACTCGATCTGGCGTCATTGAAATATTGCGCTTAATGGGTGCTGATTTAACTTTTGAGAATGAATCCAGCGTGGGTGGGGAGAGAGTGGCGGATATTCGGGTGAAATACGCGCCATTAAAGGGGATTTATATTCCAGAGAGATTGGTGAGTTTAGCTATTGATGAGTTCCCCGCAATTTTTATTGCAGCAGCCAATGCCACCGGCACCACCCTATTGTCCGGCGCCAAGGAGTTAAGAGTGAAGGAGAGCGACCGTATTCAGGTGATGGCCGATGGATTACTGGCACTAGGCGTCAACGCTATGCCAACCATGGACGGCATGGTTATTGAGGGGGGGATGTATCATGGTGGCGTCATTCAGAGTCATGGAGACCACAGAATTGCTATGAGCTTCGCTATGGCAGCTTTGCGGGCGCAAGGAGAGATCACCATTGTAGATTGTCAAAATGTGGCGACTTCCTTTCCCGGCTTTGATGAATTAGCCAAAGCCGCAGGCCTTAATATTCGTCTCACATGA
- a CDS encoding prephenate dehydrogenase, which yields MADPYQTHPRRIAIIGVGLIGGSFALAMREASRDITIVGYDKDEVNLAAAKQLGVIDSAVHSLAAAVKEADVIQLAVPVGQMETVLSEIAKVISATAIITDVGSTKGNVIEVAKKILGAAVNRFVPVHPIAGAENSGVRAARKDLFNQKSVVMVETDFTDPLPFEIIRRCWQACGARIELMTVNRHDSVFGVVSHLPHILSYTLVYDIATRIDAETFFHFAASGFRDFTRIAGSSPEMWKDIALANRETLLLELLRYQDLLRYFQDSLESQDGEAIENFFKIARDARRDWSD from the coding sequence ATGGCCGATCCCTATCAAACTCATCCGCGCCGAATCGCCATTATTGGTGTTGGCTTAATTGGTGGATCCTTTGCTCTTGCAATGCGTGAAGCCTCCCGAGATATCACCATTGTGGGTTACGATAAAGACGAGGTGAATCTGGCGGCTGCAAAGCAGCTTGGGGTCATTGATAGTGCAGTGCACTCCCTTGCTGCGGCGGTAAAAGAAGCTGATGTGATTCAACTGGCTGTTCCCGTGGGGCAAATGGAAACGGTATTAAGTGAAATAGCCAAAGTGATTAGTGCCACCGCCATTATTACTGATGTGGGTAGCACCAAGGGGAATGTCATTGAGGTGGCTAAAAAAATCTTAGGTGCAGCTGTTAATCGTTTTGTGCCAGTGCACCCCATTGCTGGAGCCGAGAACAGTGGGGTGAGAGCGGCACGCAAAGATTTATTTAATCAAAAATCCGTGGTTATGGTGGAGACAGACTTTACGGATCCACTGCCCTTCGAGATTATTCGTCGTTGCTGGCAGGCCTGTGGAGCCCGTATCGAATTGATGACGGTCAATCGCCATGACAGTGTGTTTGGGGTGGTGAGCCACTTGCCACATATTCTGAGTTACACCTTGGTTTATGATATTGCTACGCGCATTGATGCGGAAACTTTTTTTCATTTTGCCGCAAGTGGCTTTCGAGATTTCACCCGAATCGCGGGGAGCAGTCCAGAGATGTGGAAGGATATTGCGCTCGCTAACAGAGAGACATTATTGTTGGAATTATTGCGCTATCAAGATTTACTGCGCTATTTTCAAGATTCACTTGAATCTCAAGATGGTGAAGCCATTGAAAATTTTTTTAAAATCGCCCGAGATGCACGGCGCGACTGGTCTGATTAA
- the rpsA gene encoding 30S ribosomal protein S1, which yields MNTTHLQTSTTESFASLFEESLSHQEMRIGEVITAEVVGIDGNFVIVNAGLKSESLIPIEEFKDDRGALEVVVGDFVKVAIDTLEDGYGSTKLSREKAKRLAAWLDLDDAMTKGTLVTGMVSGKVKGGLTVMVNGIRAFLPGSLVDVRPIKDTSPFEGKEMEFKVIKLDRKRNNVVVSRRAVMEASQGADRENLLENLKEGSVVKGVVKNITDYGAFVDLGGIDGLLHITDLAWRRVKHPSEVLNVGDEVEAKVLKYDQDKNRVSLGLKQLGDDPWVGLARRYPEKTRLFGKVTNLTDYGAFVEIEPGIEGLVHVSEMDWTNKNVHPSKVVQLGDEVEVMILEIDEERRRISLGMKQCRTNPWEEFAATHNKNDHVKGQIKSITDFGVFIGLPGGIDGLVHLSDLSWSQTGEEAVHNYKKGDEVEAIILAIDVERERISLGVKQLSGDPFSNFTAVNDKGAIVKGTVKSVDAKGVVIDLGDDIEGYLRASEISRERVEDAKAHFSEGDAVEAVILNVDRKNRNINLSIKAKDAVDESAAMQRVTADNPANAGTTSLGALLKAKLENQSSEG from the coding sequence ATGAATACAACCCATCTACAAACCTCTACAACTGAAAGTTTCGCAAGCTTGTTTGAGGAAAGTCTCTCCCATCAGGAAATGCGCATCGGTGAAGTGATCACCGCTGAAGTGGTCGGCATTGACGGCAATTTTGTTATTGTTAATGCAGGTTTGAAATCAGAAAGTTTAATTCCCATAGAAGAATTCAAAGATGATCGTGGTGCTTTGGAAGTTGTTGTAGGTGACTTCGTTAAAGTAGCCATTGACACACTAGAAGACGGCTATGGTTCCACTAAACTCTCCCGTGAAAAGGCCAAACGTCTAGCCGCTTGGCTTGATTTGGACGACGCCATGACCAAGGGCACCTTAGTGACCGGTATGGTCAGCGGCAAGGTGAAGGGTGGTCTCACCGTGATGGTTAATGGCATCAGAGCCTTTTTACCGGGCTCCTTAGTGGATGTGCGCCCAATTAAAGATACCTCTCCCTTTGAAGGCAAGGAGATGGAATTCAAAGTGATCAAACTCGATCGCAAACGCAATAACGTGGTAGTTTCCCGTCGCGCGGTAATGGAAGCTTCCCAAGGTGCTGATCGTGAGAATCTTCTTGAGAATCTAAAAGAGGGTTCTGTAGTGAAAGGTGTAGTTAAAAACATCACCGATTACGGTGCATTCGTTGATTTAGGTGGAATTGATGGTTTGCTACACATTACCGACTTAGCCTGGCGTCGTGTTAAACATCCCTCAGAAGTACTTAATGTAGGCGATGAGGTGGAAGCCAAAGTCTTAAAATATGATCAAGATAAAAACCGCGTATCCTTGGGCCTCAAACAATTAGGTGATGATCCATGGGTCGGCTTAGCACGTCGTTATCCTGAGAAAACCCGCTTATTTGGTAAAGTCACCAATCTCACTGACTACGGTGCCTTTGTTGAAATCGAACCAGGTATTGAAGGTTTAGTTCACGTATCTGAAATGGACTGGACCAACAAAAATGTTCATCCCTCAAAAGTGGTTCAATTAGGTGATGAAGTGGAAGTGATGATTCTTGAAATTGATGAAGAACGTCGTCGCATTTCACTTGGTATGAAACAATGCCGTACCAATCCTTGGGAAGAGTTTGCTGCCACCCACAACAAGAATGACCATGTTAAAGGTCAAATTAAGTCCATTACAGACTTTGGCGTGTTCATTGGCTTGCCCGGTGGTATTGATGGTTTAGTTCACTTATCTGATTTATCCTGGAGTCAAACAGGCGAAGAGGCTGTGCACAACTACAAGAAGGGTGATGAAGTAGAAGCTATTATTCTCGCTATCGACGTAGAGAGAGAAAGAATCTCTCTCGGCGTTAAACAGCTCTCAGGCGATCCTTTCTCTAATTTCACTGCCGTCAATGATAAGGGTGCGATTGTTAAAGGAACTGTAAAGTCAGTGGATGCTAAGGGTGTGGTGATTGATTTAGGTGATGATATCGAAGGATATTTGCGTGCCTCTGAAATTTCCCGTGAGCGAGTGGAAGATGCTAAAGCACATTTCAGTGAAGGGGATGCTGTTGAAGCCGTCATTCTTAATGTAGATCGCAAAAATAGAAACATTAATTTGTCGATCAAAGCTAAGGATGCTGTGGATGAGAGTGCCGCTATGCAACGTGTGACCGCTGATAATCCTGCTAATGCCGGAACCACCAGTTTGGGAGCTTTGTTGAAAGCCAAACTTGAAAACCAATCCTCAGAGGGTTAA
- the serC gene encoding 3-phosphoserine/phosphohydroxythreonine transaminase, whose amino-acid sequence MRAFNFSAGPATLPTTVMETVQEQLLDWQGTGMGVMELSHRSPEFAHILNETELDLRELLALPDHYRIIFCQEGASAHWDMIPLNLLQGNPYADYIETGYWSYRAIEEGRRYCNVNIAASNRSDHFSALPEMGEWRLNPKAAYVHYCSNETIDGVEFFWTPEVGNVPLVVDMSSHFLSRPMDISKFGMVYAGAQKNIGPAGLSLVLIRDDLLKPAAPGTPFLMDYHSQFHAHSMLNTPPTFTIWVAGLVFKWIKKNGGLQQMALRNAQKAHLLYDFLDQSELYRNSVKAQDRSLMNIPFHLREPSLDEVFLKEADRAGLKQLRGHRVVGGMRASIYNAMPLEGVQALVNFMTDFERRYG is encoded by the coding sequence ATGCGTGCTTTTAATTTTTCTGCAGGCCCGGCAACGCTTCCCACAACAGTAATGGAGACAGTACAAGAGCAATTATTAGATTGGCAGGGTACGGGCATGGGGGTCATGGAGTTAAGTCACCGAAGCCCTGAGTTCGCTCACATTCTAAACGAAACGGAACTGGACTTAAGGGAGCTGTTAGCGCTGCCGGACCACTATCGCATTATTTTTTGCCAAGAGGGAGCAAGCGCCCACTGGGACATGATTCCCTTAAATCTACTGCAAGGCAACCCCTATGCTGATTACATAGAAACAGGTTATTGGTCCTACCGGGCCATTGAGGAGGGACGACGCTATTGCAACGTGAATATTGCCGCCTCCAATCGCTCTGATCATTTTAGTGCCTTGCCAGAGATGGGGGAGTGGCGATTAAACCCTAAGGCGGCCTATGTGCATTACTGCTCCAACGAAACCATTGATGGCGTAGAGTTTTTTTGGACGCCTGAGGTGGGTAACGTCCCTTTGGTGGTGGATATGTCCTCCCATTTCTTGTCTCGCCCCATGGATATCAGCAAGTTTGGGATGGTTTATGCAGGAGCTCAAAAAAACATTGGTCCAGCGGGGTTAAGTCTTGTGTTAATCCGCGACGATTTATTAAAACCGGCCGCCCCAGGCACCCCTTTTTTAATGGATTATCATAGTCAGTTTCACGCTCACTCTATGCTGAACACACCGCCAACTTTTACTATTTGGGTGGCGGGGCTCGTGTTTAAATGGATTAAAAAAAATGGTGGACTCCAGCAAATGGCACTAAGAAATGCTCAAAAAGCTCATTTGCTGTATGATTTTTTGGATCAGAGTGAACTCTACCGAAATTCGGTGAAAGCACAAGATCGCTCTTTAATGAATATTCCTTTTCATCTGCGTGAGCCCTCCCTCGACGAGGTGTTCCTAAAAGAAGCTGATCGAGCCGGACTCAAGCAACTCAGAGGTCACCGTGTAGTGGGTGGCATGCGGGCTTCTATTTATAACGCTATGCCCCTAGAGGGGGTACAAGCACTGGTTAACTTTATGACGGATTTTGAGCGGCGTTATGGTTAA
- a CDS encoding integration host factor subunit beta, whose translation MTKSELIDLLSLKYSQLVTKDTELAVKTILDAMSQSLVAGERIEIRGFGSFGLNHRPPRQGRNPKTGEKVLVPEKHVPHFKPGKELRDRVDFSKSDGKSL comes from the coding sequence ATGACTAAATCTGAGTTAATAGATCTGTTGTCTTTGAAATACAGCCAATTGGTGACAAAGGATACTGAATTGGCCGTTAAGACGATCCTAGATGCCATGAGTCAATCTTTGGTTGCAGGGGAGCGGATTGAAATTCGTGGTTTTGGTAGTTTTGGATTGAACCATCGACCACCCAGACAGGGCAGAAATCCTAAAACAGGAGAAAAAGTGTTGGTGCCAGAAAAGCACGTGCCTCACTTTAAACCTGGCAAGGAGCTCCGTGACCGAGTGGACTTCTCTAAGAGTGATGGGAAAAGTCTCTAA
- the gyrA gene encoding DNA gyrase subunit A: MSSFAKETLPVSLEDEMRRSYLEYAMSVIVGRALPDVRDGLKPVHRRVLFAMHELSNDFNKPYKKSARIVGDVIGKYHPHGDTAVYDAIVRMAQDFSLRYPLVDGQGNFGSVDGDNPAAMRYTEIRMAKITHELLADIDKNTVDFGPNYDGSEKEPLILPARFPNLLVNGSSGIAVGMATNIPPHNLNEVIEACLALLKDPEIAIESLIDIMPAPDFPTRGIIYGTASVRQGYLTGRGRVLMRSRTHIEEMDKGVGRQAIIVDELPYQVNKANLIIKIAELVREKRIEGISDLRDESDKSGMRVVIELKRGEMPEVILNNLYKLTQLQESFGMNMVALVDNQPKLLNLKEFLDAFLRHRREVITRRTVFELGKARERAHILEGLAVALSNVDEIIALIKASANRQIAKEALMEKLWPSQLVKEMIERAPENASRPLGLSSEVGLVKDKYRLSDTQAVAILEMQLQRLTGLEQEKIIDEYREVMDKIIDLLDILANSQRITQIISDELIKIKESFGDTRRSEIVVNTEDIDMEDLITPEEMVVTLSHDGYIKAQPINDYKAQKRGGRGKQAAATKEDDFIDRLFVANTHDHVLCFTSLGRVHWLRVFNVPVGSRTSRGKPVNNLLHIEAGEKINALLPVKVFDEEHFVLMATAFGTVKKTPLTDFSRPRSAGIIAVDLDENDYLVGAAITNGEHDVMLFSDDGKAIRFNENDVRAMGRTARGVRGMRLSPNQRVISMLVAKNEEQTVLTATANGFGKRTPIAEFTRHGRGGQGMISIHTSERNGSVVSAALVNTSDELMLITSGGVLIRTRVEEIREMSRATQGVTLIALDKGETLVSLSPIDGSLLDTDELEGGTLEGPEEAGQANTDESTTQE, encoded by the coding sequence ATGTCCTCATTTGCGAAAGAAACATTGCCGGTTAGTCTAGAAGACGAGATGCGTCGTTCCTATTTGGAATACGCCATGAGCGTGATCGTGGGGCGTGCATTGCCTGATGTGAGAGATGGTTTGAAACCTGTTCATCGACGGGTCTTGTTTGCCATGCATGAATTATCCAACGACTTTAATAAACCCTATAAAAAATCTGCGCGTATTGTGGGGGATGTCATCGGTAAGTATCACCCTCATGGTGATACCGCTGTCTATGATGCCATTGTGCGAATGGCACAGGACTTTTCACTGCGTTATCCATTGGTTGACGGTCAGGGTAACTTTGGTTCTGTGGATGGGGATAACCCTGCGGCCATGCGTTACACCGAAATTCGAATGGCTAAAATCACCCATGAACTGTTAGCGGATATTGATAAAAATACGGTAGATTTTGGGCCCAACTATGATGGCTCTGAAAAAGAACCTCTTATACTACCGGCGCGCTTTCCTAATCTCTTAGTAAATGGTTCCTCAGGTATTGCCGTGGGCATGGCCACTAACATTCCGCCGCACAATCTCAATGAAGTGATTGAGGCCTGTCTTGCCCTATTGAAAGATCCTGAAATTGCCATCGAGTCATTAATTGATATTATGCCAGCGCCGGATTTTCCTACAAGAGGCATTATCTATGGTACCGCATCAGTGCGGCAGGGGTATTTGACGGGTCGCGGCCGGGTCCTCATGCGCTCACGCACCCATATTGAGGAGATGGATAAAGGAGTAGGGCGCCAAGCTATTATTGTGGATGAGTTACCCTACCAGGTAAACAAAGCCAATCTCATTATTAAAATTGCCGAACTCGTTCGTGAAAAGCGCATTGAGGGTATCTCTGACCTGCGTGATGAGTCAGATAAGTCTGGCATGAGGGTTGTGATAGAACTCAAGCGTGGAGAAATGCCAGAGGTAATTTTAAATAACCTCTATAAACTTACGCAGCTGCAAGAATCCTTTGGTATGAACATGGTAGCCTTGGTGGATAATCAGCCAAAGCTTCTAAATTTAAAAGAATTTTTAGATGCTTTCTTAAGACACCGTCGCGAGGTCATTACGAGGCGTACGGTTTTTGAACTCGGTAAAGCCCGTGAGCGAGCTCATATTCTTGAAGGCCTTGCGGTAGCCCTATCTAATGTAGATGAAATCATTGCACTCATCAAGGCTTCTGCCAACCGGCAAATTGCCAAAGAAGCTTTGATGGAGAAGCTGTGGCCCTCGCAACTTGTCAAAGAGATGATCGAGCGGGCGCCAGAAAACGCTTCCCGCCCTCTTGGGCTGTCCAGTGAGGTGGGGCTTGTGAAGGATAAATACCGTTTATCTGACACCCAGGCGGTGGCTATTTTAGAGATGCAACTGCAACGTTTAACAGGCTTAGAGCAAGAAAAAATTATTGATGAGTATCGTGAGGTAATGGATAAAATCATTGACCTATTGGATATTTTGGCTAACTCACAGCGCATTACTCAAATCATTAGTGATGAGCTCATTAAAATTAAAGAGAGCTTTGGCGATACAAGACGCAGTGAAATTGTGGTGAATACTGAAGACATTGACATGGAAGACTTGATCACTCCAGAGGAAATGGTGGTCACCCTCTCTCATGATGGCTACATCAAAGCGCAGCCCATTAATGACTACAAGGCGCAAAAAAGAGGGGGGCGAGGCAAGCAGGCTGCGGCCACCAAGGAAGACGACTTTATTGATCGACTCTTTGTAGCCAATACCCATGACCATGTTCTGTGTTTCACGAGTTTAGGTCGAGTTCATTGGCTGCGAGTATTTAATGTGCCTGTAGGTAGTCGCACGAGTCGTGGCAAACCTGTTAATAACCTCCTACACATTGAAGCCGGTGAAAAAATCAATGCACTCCTGCCCGTCAAAGTATTTGATGAAGAGCACTTTGTATTAATGGCCACCGCCTTTGGCACCGTGAAAAAAACTCCGCTTACCGATTTCTCGCGTCCTCGTTCAGCGGGTATTATCGCTGTAGATTTAGATGAGAATGATTATTTGGTGGGCGCTGCCATCACTAATGGCGAGCATGATGTAATGCTCTTCTCTGACGATGGTAAAGCCATTCGTTTTAATGAAAATGATGTCCGTGCCATGGGCAGAACCGCTCGCGGTGTACGTGGCATGCGCTTGAGCCCCAATCAGAGAGTAATCTCTATGCTGGTGGCGAAGAATGAAGAACAAACCGTATTGACCGCTACGGCAAACGGCTTTGGTAAACGAACCCCTATCGCTGAATTTACGCGCCATGGACGCGGTGGACAGGGCATGATCAGTATCCACACCTCAGAGCGCAATGGCTCAGTGGTCAGTGCCGCCCTCGTTAATACCAGTGACGAGTTAATGTTGATCACAAGTGGTGGCGTATTAATCAGAACGCGGGTGGAGGAAATTCGTGAGATGAGTCGAGCCACTCAAGGGGTGACCTTGATTGCTTTGGATAAGGGTGAGACTCTGGTGTCCTTGAGCCCCATTGACGGCAGCCTGTTAGATACGGATGAGTTGGAGGGGGGGACGCTAGAGGGTCCTGAAGAGGCCGGTCAAGCGAACACAGACGAATCAACCACGCAGGAGTAA
- the pheA gene encoding prephenate dehydratase translates to MVNLTQQSLAALRQHIDAIDTHILNLISERAQLAGQIGQLKEGVLYRPEREAQVLRRLKELNPGPLSDDAILFIFRELMSACLAHERPVRVAYLGPQGTYSEAALLKHFGHAALREENLSLDDVFQSVVTQRTDFAIVPIENSIEGAVGRTLDLLVEMPVHVCGEVALRIHHQLMAPRGVPLTDIQEVYSHPQSQAQCRAWLAAHLPKVSLIPVASNAEAAKMVREKTHAAAIAGDIAATLYDLDILAHNIEDSGNNTTRFFVMGNHQSTPSGHDKTSLLLVAKNRPGAIHELLTPLAQHGVSMTRLESRPAQTKLWEYVFFIDLMGHCEDPLVKLALEEIKEKALVCRVLGSYPVAPI, encoded by the coding sequence ATGGTTAATTTGACACAACAAAGTTTAGCAGCATTACGGCAACACATTGATGCCATTGACACTCATATTCTCAATCTCATCAGTGAGCGGGCACAGTTGGCTGGCCAAATTGGTCAATTAAAGGAAGGGGTGCTCTATCGTCCTGAAAGAGAAGCACAGGTACTTCGACGACTAAAAGAGCTAAACCCTGGTCCTCTCTCCGACGATGCCATATTGTTTATATTTCGGGAATTAATGTCGGCCTGTCTCGCCCATGAGCGTCCAGTGAGGGTAGCCTATTTAGGACCCCAGGGTACTTATTCAGAGGCTGCTCTATTAAAACATTTTGGTCACGCTGCCTTGCGTGAAGAGAATTTATCTTTAGATGATGTGTTCCAGAGTGTGGTGACCCAAAGAACAGATTTTGCGATTGTACCCATTGAGAATTCTATAGAAGGCGCCGTGGGCCGAACCCTGGATTTACTGGTGGAAATGCCTGTTCATGTATGTGGAGAAGTGGCACTCAGAATTCACCATCAATTGATGGCGCCAAGGGGAGTACCTTTAACTGATATTCAAGAAGTATACTCCCATCCCCAATCTCAAGCTCAGTGCCGAGCATGGCTTGCCGCTCATTTGCCCAAGGTATCCCTCATTCCAGTGGCGAGCAACGCTGAGGCGGCTAAGATGGTGAGAGAGAAAACTCATGCTGCGGCCATTGCAGGGGATATTGCCGCAACGCTCTATGATTTAGATATACTCGCCCACAACATTGAGGACAGTGGCAATAACACCACACGTTTTTTTGTAATGGGTAACCATCAATCAACGCCCTCAGGGCATGACAAAACTTCCCTCCTGTTGGTGGCAAAAAACCGCCCTGGGGCCATTCATGAGTTGTTAACCCCCTTAGCTCAACATGGTGTCAGTATGACTCGCCTAGAGTCTCGACCTGCCCAAACAAAGCTGTGGGAATATGTATTTTTTATAGATCTCATGGGGCATTGTGAAGACCCTCTTGTTAAGCTTGCCTTAGAGGAAATAAAAGAGAAGGCATTAGTTTGCCGTGTGTTAGGTTCTTATCCGGTGGCCCCCATATGA
- the cmk gene encoding (d)CMP kinase, which yields MIAVIAIDGPSASGKGTVAKAVAEQLGFYYLDSGALYRITAYCAKQRGISELEESRLNAMLQSLFIEFKHHEVYVDNHLVSEAIRSEECGQLASKVASLKLVREALLSLQRGFCRPPGLVADGRDMGSVVFPEAILKVYLTASPEVRAQRRYNQLINKGISANIMNLLQDIIERDRRDQTRTESPLIQLADAHYLDTTALSIEESVSQVLHWFHDSIQ from the coding sequence ATGATTGCGGTTATAGCGATCGACGGACCTTCAGCCTCCGGCAAGGGGACTGTGGCTAAAGCTGTAGCAGAACAGCTTGGCTTTTATTATCTTGATAGCGGCGCGCTCTACCGCATTACAGCCTATTGCGCTAAACAACGGGGTATTAGTGAGTTAGAGGAATCTCGCCTAAACGCCATGCTTCAATCCCTGTTTATTGAATTTAAACACCATGAGGTATATGTTGATAACCACTTGGTCTCCGAAGCTATTCGCAGTGAAGAGTGTGGACAATTGGCTTCAAAAGTAGCTTCCTTAAAATTGGTACGTGAAGCATTACTGTCTCTACAGCGGGGGTTTTGTCGACCGCCTGGACTCGTAGCCGATGGCCGCGATATGGGTTCTGTGGTGTTTCCAGAGGCCATACTCAAGGTTTATTTGACGGCGAGCCCGGAGGTTAGAGCCCAGAGACGATATAACCAGTTGATCAATAAGGGAATATCTGCTAACATAATGAACCTTTTGCAGGATATTATTGAGCGTGATCGGCGCGATCAGACGAGGACAGAGTCACCTCTCATTCAATTGGCAGATGCCCACTATCTTGATACCACTGCACTAAGTATTGAAGAATCGGTGAGTCAGGTATTGCACTGGTTCCATGACAGTATTCAGTGA